A window from Bufo bufo chromosome 1, aBufBuf1.1, whole genome shotgun sequence encodes these proteins:
- the MTERF2 gene encoding transcription termination factor 2, mitochondrial codes for MLKAVADTVLRWPYRPWRKALLCQQIISSACFQGNMKFTFSDSSPDSQKCATENKTTVDNLYKLSVNIKKIHRLKSWVLYKDVAYVEETANILKEMGASDITVANILESCPEAFLQEPAEINAQKSNWNLVCPKDEELITLIEKFPDSFFTCKSPTNQRDNIKYFQDLGLNNKIVSRLLTSAPQIFCNQVESNKKMVDALEENYLSLGGTRGNFKTWIMKLISQDPFVLSNTTKTMKENLKFLQDLGFHDEKVLKLLSKLKGFIFDLNTGTMEKGVLFTMSTFKCNSEELREMVIKCPALLYYSVPLLEERLQVLLREGASIHQVKECPNVLELTPQIVQLRARKIKQLGRRIQDQSIEVLNGTKKDFEVNYGKLQRGKERPLFNPVAPLHVEE; via the coding sequence ATGCTGAAAGCTGTAGCTGACACTGTACTGAGATGGCCCTATAGACCATGGAGAAAAGCTCTTCTGTGCCAACAGATTATTTCATCTGCTTGTTTTCAGGGTAACATGAAGTTCACTTTTTCAGATTCTTCACCAGATTCCCAAAAATGTGCAACAGAAAACAAAACAACAGTTGacaatctttataaattgtctgtGAACATTAAGAAAATTCACCGACTTAAAAGCTGGGTACTTTATAAAGATGTGGCCTATGTTGAGGAGACTGCAAATATTTTGAAAGAAATGGGAGCGAGTGACATTACTGTGGCCAATATTCTTGAGTCTTGTCCAGAAGCTTTTTTACAGGAACCTGCAGAAATCAACGCTCAAAAATCCAACTGGAACTTAGTTTGCCCCAAGGATGAAGAACTAATAACACTAATTGAAAAGTTTCCAGATTCCTTTTTCACTTGTAAAAGCCCCACCAATCAGCGAGACAACATCAAATACTTTCAAGATTTGGGACTTAACAATAAAATTGTCAGCAGACTTCTAACAAGTGCTCCACAAATCTTTTGTAATCAGGTTGAAAGCAATAAGAAGATGGTCGATGCTCTCGAAGAAAATTACCTTAGTCTAGGGGGTACAAGAGGGAACTTTAAAACCTGGATAATGAAGTTAATAAGTCAAGATCCATTTGTCCTCTCGAATACCACCAAGACAATGAAAGAGAACCTGAAGTTTTTACAAGATTTAGGATTTCATGATGAGAAAGTATTGAAACTACTGTCTAAACTGAAAGGTTTTATCTTTGATCTAAACACAGGCACTATGGAAAAGGGGGTTTTGTTCACAATGTCGACTttcaaatgcaacagtgaagagcTAAGAGAGATGGTAATAAAATGTCCTGCCCTTCTCTACTATTCTGTTCCTTTGCTGGAGGAACGTTTACAAGTTCTTCTCCGGGAAGGAGCCTCTATACATCAAGTAAAAGAATGTCCTAATGTTCTAGAACTCACCCCGCAGATTGTGCAGCTTAGAGCTAGAAAAATCAAACAACTGGGTCGAAGAATACAGGACCAAAGTATAGAGGTTTTAAATGGAACTAAAAAAGATTTTGAAGTTAATTATGGAAAGTTGCAAAGGGGAAAAGAACGTCCTCTCTTTAATCCCGTTGCTCCATTGCATGTGGAAGAGTGA